In Plodia interpunctella isolate USDA-ARS_2022_Savannah chromosome 8, ilPloInte3.2, whole genome shotgun sequence, the DNA window CTATtagcacatatttttttcaaaatttacacGTAACAGTGGAAATCCATAAACGAAGTTATATCGCACACATATAAGTATCATCAAATATCTAATAAAGTCGCCAGAAAATAAAGTTGCAGATCGTGTGTAGTAATGTAACTTTGAAGTGaaacaaaatcatatttttctcacaaaacaaaatcatcaagagtgttttatttattttagattttttattttttttcaggcaGTTCGAGACATGAggacaaattttataaatcaaaacattcattcattccatATATCACTGCCTTgtttgctatttttttttaatttctctgTTCTCATGCCTTCATGATCATGGTAAAGACATTGTGATTATGCCTCTGTAAATATGTTCCGGTATGCCTTGTACGTATGTATTGTTAGGAAGTAGACTAGGTGAAGATGAATTCGATTTTGAATATCGTTTTGAGTAAGTATGTAAAGAGAAAGACTAAATTAGGCAACTAATTTCTATAAATTCTTTGgtattttgattaattgtAACAGTTGTTAAGACAGATATTTCTGGAGCTTACCAGGGAGCTATGATATTTGaataacaaattttcaataaacctGATTATAATCAGTTGGTATTCAAAATCGATCATTTTATACCTTTATAGTCGGGTTTCAAATCCGTAAGTTACAGGGTTTATTCAATTGTTGTTACTACCCGCCATTTTGtggaattagatttattttagctttaagtatttttattatttactagatttataagtatattattttcaatgtgaTAGTACGTGTAGAAATTAATGGTGCCTGTGTTTGAGAAAGTATCTAGCTTCAAGAatacttattttgtaattattaaattcgaaATGTACACGATCGCTGACAGTCAGTTATTGTGCTATGTAAGAATATATCTGTTATTTGATACActacaatacttttaatatgaTCAGCATGTTATCTACACAGTACAGATACCATTAAAAAGAGTatgtaaataagaataagagGCCTTTATCAGtcacattattattgttttaaaggGACTTTAAGGCCCTGTTTAAAAgtttgaacaatttttgttttttaaatttgtcgaTGTTCTAAGGCAATGACGCGGGTGATATATTGTCCAAAATCAAAGAACAAATAAAGATTATGACACAATCCCACCCGGAAATAATTTAGCGGACTGCTTGCGGTTACCTAGCtcttgtcaatgtaaagtatgtctacGGAGAACGCTTTAGagctcacttttcaatgaacgtcaTCTTGCCGGGTGGGAGCGGTGCGGTACAAGTGAGCTATGCTATGACCTAAACTTATATAGTGTAAAACTTACTCATAGTATTGCATTTTTGGTACTCGACATTGGCTTTAAACGAAAGGGACGTTTTCCGTGGAACGGACTAGTAAACAATattgttaagaaataaaatcattcattcatttattcaacatttaaaatatgtcttgtcggtgattaaaaaaaagtgactAAATTGAACTGTCCTCAAACGTTtcgttttatttgaaaaaataatttgaagatGTCGTTTATTTGATGTGATATTTCCCCTACAAATGCAATACGatgtttataattacaatatctGAGACTCTAAAGTATTACACGGCTAGCAACCTATTAGCTCTCCCTGAACAAATAGCGTCGCGAGGCAGTCGCACGATGCATCCGCCTCGGCAGGTCACCTGCCTCGCTGGACGCTCGCCTCGAACGAGGCAACCGTAGGGATGCCTAGACCGAACCTCGCGAGGCTACCCGACTATTTACACTTttcgttattaaattttttaattaatgttatattaatataagcacaaaatgtttagttttagTATCATTTCAaaagacaaataaatgtatgtacctatgtgtctatgttatattttattgccatCGTCTCATTGCTCCCTCTGTTGTGTAGAATGGCTTTATCTTAAAACTATAGGTATCTATAtaggatatatatttttttattaaaccatAGTGAAAGCTTATAGTTGTGTAGATCTGCACCCAAATCACGCTAATAATCTTCAATTAAACTTCATTTAGATTTTCATCTTAATTATTGGAATGCGTCAAGATTTCTGTTAGAAGCGTGATCAGTTCAAAAGCCTTCAGCATTGTTATATGAATTGGAATTCAAGGAAACTCAATCCGGGGACCCAGGTCTTATAAGGTACGTAAGGATTTTTGatacaacaaaaaatgtttggtTGGACTACTTAGATGAAAAGTATTCAAGCTCATGACTCATCATGACTacctaatgttttaaaaataaaaatatatttattttgttaacttcaaattaatttcacgGTTCTAAATTCGATTAGAATAATTTAAACGTTATCCGTGGTAAATGCAGTTTTCCGGAAGTCGTGATAACATTCACGGTATGTTGTACATATAGGCTATTTTATCTGTGTTAGGAATAATGGACAAAGACCACAGACAAGACCAATCTAATCGAGCTAACAcgttcaaacaaaaaataaatccatgTTTTTCgtacacaatttttttcagtcaTCTATCAGCTGGgtaaatgataatatatataaatgatattatacaTGGCTAATAATATCATACCTTTATAcggtatacatacatacgtactGACTACGTTATGTTCATCTCgttactattttaattatatatgtgaagaaataaaagtagGTAAGATATCCTAGAGGATTGCTGTGCGtgataattttcaaatcaacattcaaatatttagttaagtGACGGATAAGTAGTTcgatataggtaggtacctactaagtaAATAGTCATTAAATAATTGGACCATGTTTAAACGGAAATGAACCACTCGAGGCGAGGCTGAATTGAGCTGCAATTCATTTATgtatctacatattttaataaattattacatcgAATACCGACCTTGTGATGGATATAATTTTCGCAATTATACCTTGTCGTCTCGATTGTACTCAGGTATGTGTTTGCGTTTTAATTGTTCATTGGTTGCGATAGGTACATGCAAATAGAAAAGTTGCGTAAGTAAAActgtaaaatgaaattattaattatgttataagTTACCTATAGCTAATTTCAAACAGTACtaatacattaattaagtGTAATACGTATTTGAAGACTCGTAATTAAATAGTATGTTTGTGCCTGTTTGGCAAATTGCTGGCTTCTGCAAACGACCTTACACTGAAACGAAAGTTCTGTGAAAGTTGTCGCAAATTCAGATggagttttaatttatcaattgatttttattcaattcaatatatttatcagtATACACTCCCCAGTTTATGTATCGCTTGgagataaatgttttaataatcatTAGGTTGATAACCGAAAGTTTAGACTTTCGGTTGTCAACCTAACTTTTGTTCTTTtctaagaataaatatttttcttttttttcaggtTATAACCGGGTAAAGTAAAGTTTCAGTTTGAACTACCTAGGTACGCCAAATCTGGTTGGAAGCgtgagtaggatttgaacctctGGTATTTTCATGTGAATTTGCTACCGCATAGAATATGCGGTAATCGCCATTGCGCCCTAGGCAGTATaattgtatgtaggtactatataatactacctacttattaatttttatgacgTCGGTAGGTAAAGGCCGTCTCAAAGGTCTCGACAGTAACTGATCCATTTAAACCGGACATTCACTGTTAGTTATGGACATTTAACACAATATGAATACCACCGTACTTTTTTTcacgttaatttttttcagcaTTTCGAAAATGTCAGTCACATTACAACCAAGTACGGCAGATGTTCAACATCAATAAATCACATATCCACTTATTTCTGCATTAAAATTCGGTTTCCATTACGTTggcaatatataataaataagtataatacgTATCACATAAGTATAATACGATTTACTAGTGATTTTATGTGTCTGTATTGGATTAACCACCGAGTTTTGGAAGAGATAATCGACTGGCTTCAGCTTTGCAAAGCCTGTCCTCGATTAAGGCACGATATACCATGATAGACTGACGTCAAAACGTCAACGTAATAATGATTACCTATTTCATGTTATGTTGGTAGTTTGTAATAACTGAACTTTTATTCGATTTACTTAGGTAGATACAATCATACTTATATACGTACTTACTTTTACGTGGTGGTTTAAAGaatgacaaaaaatgtgaACTGTTCTGTAATCTAGTTCACTTATTAGGTTGTTTTTAcagtacctatgtataaaCTTCGCTTAGATTATGGAACTGgctgatgataatgatgatttaatatttattcaaatcttaatcaataaatagaaaaaaaagtcaTAGTCGACAACCATTTCGGAcaaagtagtagtagtaggtgatgactattaaaaaaatatttaatagttagCCTGTGGTCACTAGCGACCTGGCCTGACTTCGCACGAGTAcctattatatgtttataaaccttcgggaattgtttaaataatagtcAAAACTTCGTGCAAATCTGTTGCTTGCTTTAAAATTACCTAGAAAGACAGTCGAcagtatttaggtataatgtattgtgtgcaataaagattaggtacacaaataaaatcagtCTCTGCGTTTAGTCGCCCGTTAATAGTAGCACGTTTGTAATGAACCTTTTTTGAACAATTTCAATTCAGTGTGCCATTAATCTGAATTTACGCCAAAAGTGCTTTTCGCGCTGCATGTTTTTATTCAGTCTTTAAAGTGATGTGAAATTGTACTTTAAAACGCTTTGAGATATTGCATTTACTTATTTCGTGAAAAGCTCTGGCCATTtcgattatttaataaataaaagtaaagaaTATAATGAgtgatgtttttaaattaatgttattaattaacaaggactaattttaagtataatctatgttagtaggtaggtacacaatataattaaaattaagcacTACCATTCCTGCATTACTCCCCTCGATCTTCTATTTTACTGAATTATTgctaaattgatattattatttgtatgtctTTTTTAACCTTCAAATAACGTAAATGCTGACGCCGATACAACTCCACAAGCCTTGCGTTGTTTGTatgagagtttttatttaccgcaatggaaAACCCTAGCAATATACCTATACTGAATCCGCCAAATTTCGGCAAACTCTGGCGATAATATTAAGCCTGCAGCATATGGGACAAATGCCTGGCTGGTTATTCGGGTCTGACAACAGGGAAAGTGTTGGATTGACGTTGTCAAGAAgaatatgcgtgccaatgaaTGCCCAAGACCGTGCGAAGGTGAGAaataaaagtaggaaagcggaccctgagcTTCGACGCTCAGGTGACGTCTAGGAAGCaaccaggaaaacgctcagatgagagtaTGAACCGCTTATGATTTCCCAGAAAAACTGTCttagattttatgaaaatctctaaaataatcaaattttaagtaagtatagtTTTTTAACTAGATATTTGAAAGCAATTTTGTAACTAAACTTGCTGACTTACGATAGCTATTTCGATGTGACCGAACTATTGAAGCTCAATCTTAATCTTTTGCATCACAGcaagcaataaattatttatctaatgcTCTACAAAAGCAAACTGCCAACTCTTATTGGacttaatttgttatttagtcGTGTGTCCGTGGCATTTTAACTGGATCTCAATTAAAAGCTATAGGTGATAAAAcagacaaattatttaaatttgcaatttATGTCGCCACATACCTATGACTTTGATTAAAAGTaaccttttatattttaatccacCGATACGACCTGATAAATAGACTGTGCCCTTCTGACCTACACGTTTCGACCCCACTTTTGGAAAAATGTCCGATCGACCCATGTTGCTCTTTATGTCCCGTTTGACCTATGCCTAAATGAGTACAgccaaattaatgaatgaaaaaaagtaACGTAACGTAAACGATATTGGTACTTATTTAGACATATAAATTTCTCGCTTACACAAAAGAATAGGAACTAGGAGCCAGTGACTGTGGTTTTTAAGAGGTGAGATTTGCAAAACAGCACTTTAACTTATGGTATCTAAACATCTGCAAAAGTTCGTGTAGTCACCCTCCATGGGCCTACGTTGCGGcataatttgcaatgaatttgggtagcttAATGTGTTGTTGACCGTACTACCTAACATATGCGGCGGTGTGctgtgaaatgaaaatatgtacctacttagctATTATACAAAGTAtggatataatatttattgtaggaattttaaaatgaggctcaaaaatgtatggatcaaaAGAGGAAAAAATTAGCATATTCGACATATAATGGTCAAGTCTTTTTATTACGTTaacttattacatttaatttttcacagCACACAAAAATAACCGTAGACCTGAGATACATCTGATAAGTACTTATACGAAAAGGTTCTTGACAAACGAACAACGATAAGTACCTAACCTATACCTAAACATAAACTTTGGAGGTACCTACGGAACACAAGAACATcgtatgattaaaaataactggTTTAAGTGATCACAacaaaagtaggtatgtaagGCCGTTTCTGTATCAAACGCCGTTGGTCAATAACCTTTGGAGGCCAACCGAACAAGCTgctcattatataaaattgtaatttttgtctacaaaaaaaatatatacttaaattttatattactgcccaagcatgcggcccacctgatgggaagtggtcaccgcagcctatggacgcctgcaatACTAGGGGTGTCACATTGTCACACGTGCGTTACCCGCGCGCAAAACCCTGAATAGGTAAACCTGTAGTCTCTATACTCGGGAGGAAGTTTCTTATAAAGCACACTGTACGTGACAGTTTGGTGTCCAAAGTGTGAGGATGAATCGATTATAAAGATTGTACAGTTTCAATGGagaatttgatttatttttaatataaaaaaaatcatcagcTCAGATCTGATGACGGGGTTACTTCCAGCTATGGAATTACATATGTTGATATACTGCTACGGGAAGACAAAAAGTTTACCTGTATTGCGGACTCAGGAGATGGTtgctagattttatttattaatttttacttaatatgCTTTCTTATTATCTATTTGGTATTATGATTGTGAAATCAGAATACTTTATAAcatactattaataataagtacataattgaACATGTGGCCTTGTGAATCAACCTGCGTTACATTTCAAGACCTGGTTTATAAATCTGTCGTTTGATGTCGGCATTTTCAGAGAGGTCCGGAAGAGATAGTCTCTCCACTCGAAATATTCAAGGCACAGACCTCAACACGTTTTGTTTATGAGTGGTGTGAtctaaataagttattaacaagcttttattgtcaacAGATTTCCAAAAATCTACCCTTCGTGACCCCGGTTAGGTGCTGGCAACTTTTACTACTAgtaatagaaaacaaatttgGAATTGTGTTAAGACTtaagttgaatatttttatacacaaatATATAGCGACacgttaaaaacaaaattagggaCTTCTTTTTGCacaaataggtaggtacaatacATCAAATCCACTCCTAGAATTCAAGTaggtaaaattattgtaagttATATAAGAGTTgattattaaagttttatagtGAACTTTTGAGAATTGGTACTTTTAACAGCGCTTGAAGGATCAGCAAAATTTGTGTCAAATTCTCAGATCCATcagagtaggtacctaccttaATTAAGTAAATGTCGCATAAGCGCCGCATAGCAGTACCAAAATATCGTgtcaaataaacatacacatgtacataaaaattaataatctttAACCAACACAATAGGTGCCTTAACGACGTCTACAGATCGAACTCCAGCGATAGTCAATCCTCTTTGTATAAATGGTTAATACCACTCTCAAGGCTCGTATGCCCTATGCGTATACGCAAACGGAACAAATGAAATCGAAAGGCTATCTCTGAGTCAGGCAGGCGTAGGCTCCACAAACACCGGCTCACCTTGGCAATGAAAGTAAAACGGACAGTGCGGACGGTTCTATGCAATATAAAAACCGGAGCATTACCTGCCAAATTATTCAGTTGCCAACTTGAACAGCATCAACATGTACGCTAAGGTGTGTTCTAAGATCAAGCTTAttctcaaatatatttttttcttccatAACTTCTAGCCTTTGATCATGGGATAGGAAACGAATgtcaaatagtttttaaatagctGTCGTATTTTTTCCAGCTGATTGTCGCTTTGTGCGCTGTGGGTATGGCCCGCGCCAGTGGCCTCCTGGAAGCAGCTCCCCTGGCCTACAGCGCCGCGCCCGCAGTCATCACCAAGACCGTGTCCCCCGCCGTTTCCTCGGTCTCCTCCTACTCCACCCACACCTCGCACGGCTCCCCCGTGGCGTACGCAGCTGCTCCCGCCTACGCCAAGACCTACGCCGCTCCCGCTGTGGCCGCCTACGCCGCTCCCGCCGTGCAAGCGTACTCTGCCCCCGCTGTCGCTGCGTACTCCGCCCCCATTGTCACCAAGACCATCGCCCCCGCCGTGTCTTCTTACTCCGCCTACTCCACCTCCACCTCTCACGGATCTCCCGTCGCCACCTATGCCGCTCCTGCCGTGGCCGCCTATGCCGCCGCTCCCGCCTACGCCAAGACCTACGCGGCTCCCGCTGTAGCCACCTACGCCGCCGCTCCCGTCGTAGCTAAGACCTACGCCGCTCCCGCCGTAGCCTACTCTGCTCCCGCTGTTGCCGCGTACTCTGCCCCAGTGGTGACCAAGACCATCGCCCCCGCTGTATCTTCCGTCTCATCTTACTCTTCCCTCACATCTCACGGCTCCCCTGTCGCGTACGCTGCCGCCCCCGTGGCCACTTACGCTGCTGCTCCAGTGATCGCTAAGACCGTCTCCGCGTATGCAGCGCCCGTCGCTACCTACGCCGCGGCTGCCCCCGTCCTGAAATCAGCTGTCGCGTACTCCGCTGCGCCCGCCATCGCCTACGGTGCTCACGGTGCCAGCTACGGTTGGTAAATTGAATCCTACGCTTTAGTcaacaaatttgtaaatagaccatgaaaatataacgaattgccatataatattttgtttaattattgaatatcCACACATTAATAACGaagttataaaagaaaatgccAAAccagaaaaacaaattaacatatCAAAGAAAGATAGCAATCACACGATGTCACGATTTCATTGATCATACGTAACTGGCGACCAAACTTCCTGCCTCGCTGATAAAGGGCGGGCGTAACGAGAGCCATATTGGTTTCCTCGATGTAGGAGATTGTATTATCACTTGCTGGCTTGTTTCCTGTTTCTTATGAAAACGAACATGCAATTGACATATCAAGGTCGATTTAAATGACTAATCTATAATGCTTTAATCTATAAGGCTCTGGACATATGAGACTTCTAAATAAATGCAGAGAGTTTTTGAAGCTGACAGTACAGGTTTACATAAGTATACACACCATAGTTaacaataagaataaaaaaatagcctaACCTACCTAACATTAAGTACTGTACTTAATGTTAGGTACACACACAATATGTACTTTTTGAAAAGGAAATTCTACAAAACTTCcgtctctctttctctttctgtcTTCCTGTCtaacatacctacctataaacATGGGCTGTGTAAATAGGTCAGCAGCAAACTTTATACCGAGATAGATAATTcttgtgtttgtgtgtttgaaaTATGCCAAATAAAATAGGTCGCACTAGCTATTTTCGTTGTTTTTTCTCgcatagatatataaaaatacattgaatcAGATAACATCGCGAGAAAACCtagtcaaatatatttaaataatcttgtCACATCCATGTGATAGACAAGTGGACTAAATAATTTGCCAATGTGTAGATTTCCACACGATGTTTTTTCTGCACCAGAAGCATGTGGTCGGCAATGAAAATACAAGTAAGATAAACAACCTGACTCACAAATTTTTGTCATAAGTGAATgaggtatttatttaggtatgttTAAAGCTTATTGtactaaaatacatttgtttatacaaCAGATGTatagattacaatataaataaataaaaatgcatgtACATAAACATAGCTCCAAATTAAGTTtgaaactcaacgatactttaaaatataaggtTAACAAAAGCCATACAGTTgttgtaatatgtatattaaagcTACCGCTCAAATTTCTCACGggaacaatactatattttccGGGTTCAAAAGTAGCCCTTTTTTTCCTACCAACCATTTAATCATGGCAATCAATATCAATGTCATATTCTCAAATTTAGTTAATCAGGTACATTAAATAGACAAACTAACACCTGATAGCtacaaatttgtatgaaagaaTTTCTGCGGATTTCTTTGAATACCTGTCGTCTTCAAAACGTGGATAGAGTTCAAAAAGTTACATTGTGTTACCTGCATACACCCTAAGTAGACACACAactagattttgaaaactgcGTCTCTAGCGGCATTCCCCTAGAGATgcagttttcaaaatctagttaTGTAGGGGTGGAAATTTATgcgaaactttattatttccgAAGAGACTCCATGAAATGATCGGCACGCGTCGTAACGCgtcccactcccgcttcccGTAggaagcgggagtgggacacgtagcgggaaatgggatggGGCATGTTGCTCGATAAGACATGGGACAATTTGTAGGAAACGGGACAGGACAAGTTTCGGAACGAGACATGTAGCGGAAATCGTAGCGGGAAACggggaattgaactaaagatgacaaaaatacgaatttcaatcgtagtaataaataaattttaccagttttggaatacgcgataaaagaataactgaaattttacttcgattccttttaagatTTCCTTTTAAGAAGGAATTCaggcgtgcgaagccgcgggcaaaaggtagtcatagataaaagaaaaaatattaccgaCTACTgtttgaagataaaaaatatgccaGATGAAGTGAGCTTAAATCAGCGGTTGGATTGTAAATTGACagataaatatgatttgtaGATATATTAAGCCTAGGGTTGACAGACAGTGCTCTATATTGTTGGGTGCAACGAAAtaacatgaa includes these proteins:
- the LOC128671654 gene encoding nematocyst expressed protein 3-like; its protein translation is MYAKLIVALCAVGMARASGLLEAAPLAYSAAPAVITKTVSPAVSSVSSYSTHTSHGSPVAYAAAPAYAKTYAAPAVAAYAAPAVQAYSAPAVAAYSAPIVTKTIAPAVSSYSAYSTSTSHGSPVATYAAPAVAAYAAAPAYAKTYAAPAVATYAAAPVVAKTYAAPAVAYSAPAVAAYSAPVVTKTIAPAVSSVSSYSSLTSHGSPVAYAAAPVATYAAAPVIAKTYSAPAYAKTYAAPAVAAYAAPAVQAYSAPAVATYSAPIVTKTIAPAVSSYSAYSTSTSHGSPVATYAAAPIYAAKSYAAPAVAAYAAPAIQAYSAPAVQAYSAPLVTKSYGYAAAPVASYSAYAAPVASYAAAAPVLKSVAYSAAPAIAYGAHDIGYGAHGASYGW